Proteins found in one Deinococcus sp. YIM 134068 genomic segment:
- a CDS encoding NAD-dependent malic enzyme — protein MTATHPPARLPLTTHYDVRRDAGGRRFLEPLVRGFDLTRIPLLNKGTAFTEEERAALGLDGLIAPQVDTLETLVERLHRAYSKVTDPLERHVFLRNLQDRNEVLFYALLAAHVEEMLPVVYTPTVGLAVQNFSQIYRVPRGLTLSTANIGRAGQALANVPLNDVRIIVATDSSAILGIGDQGFGGMAISIGKLSLYVVAGGVGPDKTLPVELDVGTNRQDLLDDPDYLGVHHTRLTGDEYLAFVDRFVEATRARYPKAIIQWEDFSRDAAFTVLERYRKVVPSFNDDIQGTGAVVLAGVLNACRLGGERLRDQRIVLHGAGAGGIGVTDALRRGLIDEGLTDEEARARLFVLDQTGLLLTDRRLDGYKQPYAHDPAGLGFTYEGRAPGLLETVRGAGATVLVGLSGVAGAFGEDVVRAVHANTARPIVFPLSNPTANCEALPADVLRWTDGAALVATGSPFDPVELNGQTYPVGQGNNAFIFPGLGFGAILAGVREITDEMVAQAAYALAEYTGRTHPDRLYPPVSELPQASVEVAARVIRQAVRDGVAQEAELAELDDAALLERVRAKFWVPKYLPFRAPAVGEEG, from the coding sequence ATGACCGCCACCCACCCCCCCGCCCGCCTTCCCCTCACCACCCACTACGATGTTCGCCGTGACGCGGGGGGCCGCCGCTTCCTCGAACCGCTCGTGCGGGGCTTCGACCTCACGCGCATTCCGCTGCTGAATAAGGGAACTGCCTTCACCGAGGAGGAACGGGCCGCGCTGGGCCTCGACGGGCTGATCGCCCCGCAGGTGGACACGCTGGAGACGCTGGTGGAGAGATTGCACCGCGCCTACAGCAAGGTGACGGACCCGCTGGAGCGGCACGTCTTCCTCCGCAACCTGCAAGACCGCAACGAGGTGCTGTTCTACGCCCTCCTCGCCGCACATGTCGAGGAAATGCTGCCCGTCGTGTACACGCCGACCGTGGGGCTGGCGGTGCAGAACTTCAGCCAGATTTACCGGGTGCCGCGCGGCCTGACGCTCTCCACGGCGAATATCGGGCGGGCGGGGCAGGCCCTCGCCAACGTGCCCCTCAACGACGTTCGCATCATCGTGGCGACCGATTCCAGCGCCATCCTCGGTATCGGAGATCAGGGGTTCGGGGGCATGGCAATCAGTATCGGCAAGCTCAGCCTCTACGTGGTGGCGGGCGGCGTCGGGCCGGACAAGACCCTGCCCGTGGAGCTGGACGTGGGCACCAACCGTCAGGACCTGCTCGACGACCCCGATTACCTCGGCGTCCACCACACGCGCCTGACGGGCGACGAGTACCTGGCCTTCGTGGACCGTTTCGTGGAGGCGACGCGCGCCCGCTATCCGAAGGCGATCATCCAGTGGGAGGACTTCTCACGCGACGCGGCCTTCACGGTGCTGGAGCGGTATCGCAAGGTCGTGCCGAGCTTCAACGACGACATTCAGGGGACGGGCGCGGTGGTCCTCGCCGGGGTGCTGAACGCCTGCCGTCTGGGGGGCGAGCGGCTGCGCGACCAACGCATCGTCCTGCACGGGGCGGGTGCGGGCGGCATCGGGGTGACGGACGCGCTGCGTAGGGGCCTGATAGACGAGGGCCTGACCGACGAGGAGGCCCGCGCCCGCCTCTTCGTGCTGGACCAGACGGGCCTCCTCCTGACCGACCGCCGGTTGGACGGGTACAAGCAGCCCTACGCGCACGACCCGGCGGGCCTCGGCTTCACCTACGAGGGCCGCGCGCCGGGCCTGCTGGAGACGGTGCGGGGAGCGGGGGCGACCGTCCTCGTCGGCCTCTCCGGCGTGGCGGGCGCTTTCGGGGAGGACGTGGTGCGGGCGGTTCACGCGAACACCGCGCGGCCCATCGTCTTCCCCCTCTCCAACCCCACCGCCAACTGCGAGGCCCTGCCCGCCGACGTGCTGCGCTGGACGGATGGCGCGGCCCTCGTGGCGACGGGCAGCCCCTTCGACCCGGTGGAGCTGAACGGGCAGACGTACCCCGTCGGGCAGGGCAACAACGCCTTCATCTTCCCCGGCCTCGGCTTCGGGGCGATCCTCGCGGGCGTGCGCGAGATCACGGACGAGATGGTGGCGCAGGCGGCCTACGCCCTCGCGGAGTACACCGGGCGCACCCATCCCGACCGCCTCTACCCGCCCGTCTCGGAACTGCCGCAGGCGAGCGTGGAGGTCGCCGCGCGGGTCATCCGTCAGGCCGTGCGCGACGGCGTGGCGCAGGAGGCGGAGCTGGCGGAACTCGACGACGCGGCGCTGCTGGAGCGGGTGCGCGCGAAGTTCTGGGTGCCGAAGTATCTGCCGTTCCGCGCGCCCGCCGTCGGTGAGGAGGGGTGA
- a CDS encoding 8-oxoguanine deaminase, which produces MTEAQTLLRGIHTLLTMRGERTSPDAPIPDAAVLIEGERVRWVGPESELPADLLAPDCQTRDLSGHVVLPGLINTHHHLYQNLTRCLAPDAGLFDWLRTLYPIWLRLTPEAAFVSTQVGLAELALSGCTTSSDHLYLYPNGVRLDDTVEAAQEVGLRFHATRGSMSLGESQGGLPPDRAVEREDDILRDSERVITALHDPRPLAMTRVALAPCSPFSVTGDLMRESARLARAHGVLLHTHLAETADEDAFCLARFGLRPLDYAESLEWLGPDVWFAHGVHFSQADAARLGQCGCGVAHCPSSNMRLASGIAPVRTLLEAGVRVALGVDGSASNDGAHLLGEARQALLSSRVRGTPGEAPRAADALTAYEALWLATRGGARVLGREDALGQLAPGFAADLIAVDLRDLAFAGARHDPLSALTLCGPPRVALSFVGGRPVVEGGRVTTLDLPPLLERHERLSRGMILG; this is translated from the coding sequence ATGACAGAAGCACAGACGTTGCTGCGCGGCATCCACACTCTGCTGACGATGCGGGGGGAACGGACTTCGCCCGACGCGCCCATCCCGGACGCCGCCGTTCTCATCGAGGGCGAGCGCGTGCGCTGGGTCGGCCCGGAGAGCGAGTTGCCCGCCGACCTCCTCGCTCCCGACTGCCAGACGCGCGACCTGAGCGGGCATGTGGTCCTGCCCGGCCTGATCAATACTCACCACCACCTCTACCAGAACCTGACGCGCTGCCTCGCGCCGGATGCGGGGCTGTTCGACTGGCTGCGGACGCTGTACCCGATCTGGCTGCGGCTGACACCGGAGGCGGCCTTCGTGAGCACGCAAGTTGGACTTGCCGAACTCGCCCTCTCCGGCTGCACGACGAGCAGCGACCACCTCTACCTCTACCCGAACGGGGTGCGGCTGGACGACACCGTGGAGGCGGCGCAGGAGGTCGGCCTGCGCTTCCACGCGACGCGCGGCAGCATGAGCCTCGGCGAGTCGCAGGGGGGCCTGCCCCCCGACCGCGCCGTGGAGCGGGAGGACGACATCCTCCGCGACAGCGAGCGCGTGATCACGGCGCTGCACGACCCCCGGCCCCTGGCGATGACGCGGGTGGCCCTCGCCCCCTGCTCGCCCTTCTCGGTGACGGGCGACCTGATGCGCGAGAGCGCGCGTCTGGCCCGCGCCCACGGGGTCCTGCTCCACACCCACCTCGCGGAGACGGCGGACGAGGACGCCTTCTGCCTGGCCCGCTTCGGCCTGCGCCCGCTGGACTACGCCGAGTCGCTGGAGTGGCTGGGGCCGGACGTGTGGTTCGCGCACGGGGTCCACTTCAGCCAAGCGGACGCGGCGCGCCTCGGCCAGTGCGGCTGCGGCGTCGCCCACTGCCCGAGCAGCAACATGCGGCTGGCGAGCGGCATCGCCCCGGTGCGGACGCTGCTGGAGGCGGGCGTGCGGGTGGCCCTCGGCGTGGACGGCAGCGCGAGCAACGACGGCGCGCACCTGCTCGGGGAGGCACGGCAGGCCCTCCTGTCCTCGCGGGTGCGCGGCACGCCCGGCGAGGCCCCACGAGCGGCGGACGCCCTCACTGCCTACGAGGCCCTCTGGCTCGCCACGCGGGGCGGCGCGCGGGTGCTGGGCCGGGAGGACGCCCTCGGCCAGCTCGCGCCGGGTTTCGCCGCCGACCTCATCGCCGTGGACCTGCGCGACCTCGCCTTCGCCGGGGCGCGGCACGATCCCCTCTCCGCCCTGACCCTGTGCGGCCCGCCGCGTGTGGCATTAAGCTTTGTGGGCGGGCGGCCCGTCGTGGAGGGCGGGCGGGTGACGACGCTGGACCTGCCGCCCCTGCTGGAGCGGCACGAGCGGCTGAGCCGGGGGATGATTCTGGGGTAG
- a CDS encoding NCS2 family permease: MSDASTTRTVPSSGLDRFFGLSAHGSTVSREVRAGLTTFLTMSYILFVNPQVLSAAINVPNAFVQLLMTTAIAAAFGSFVMGLIAKYPFAQAPGMGLNAFFAFTVVQGLGVPWQTALGAVFVSGVLFVVLSVIGARQAIVQAIPTALKFAITGGIGAFLAFLGLRSAGLVVSNEATLLGLGSLRSPTVWLSLVGLLITAVLMTRRVTGAILWGILTTTALAIVTGAAVYAGGSEGALRAFPGFGGAFLGIFGAPVWPASLVGQMDLAGALGLGLLSVVFTFFFVDFFDATGTLTGLSQRAGFLDANGNMPRARRLFAMDGLAAMFGAFMGTSTTTAYVESASGIGEGGRTGLTAVTVGVLFLLAMFLWPLAAAIPGAATAPALILVGALMMEGVKHVDWDDISEGLPAFLTVIAMPLTFSIANGVSLGVISYCAIKLLSGQGRKVSPILYGVAALLLVRYIWLVGE, translated from the coding sequence ATGTCCGACGCTTCCACGACGCGCACCGTTCCCAGTTCTGGTCTCGACCGCTTCTTCGGGCTGAGCGCACATGGCTCGACCGTCTCGCGTGAGGTCCGGGCGGGCCTCACGACGTTTCTCACGATGAGCTACATCCTCTTCGTGAATCCGCAGGTTTTGAGCGCGGCGATCAACGTCCCCAACGCCTTCGTGCAGCTCCTGATGACGACGGCCATCGCGGCGGCCTTCGGGTCGTTCGTGATGGGGCTGATCGCCAAGTATCCCTTCGCGCAGGCACCGGGCATGGGCCTGAACGCCTTTTTCGCCTTCACGGTGGTACAGGGGCTGGGCGTGCCGTGGCAGACGGCGCTGGGGGCGGTGTTCGTCAGCGGCGTTCTGTTCGTGGTCCTGAGCGTGATCGGGGCGCGGCAGGCCATCGTCCAGGCCATCCCGACCGCGTTGAAGTTCGCCATCACGGGCGGCATCGGCGCGTTCCTCGCCTTCCTGGGGCTGCGGAGCGCCGGACTCGTCGTGAGCAACGAGGCGACGCTGCTGGGGCTGGGGTCGCTCAGAAGTCCGACCGTGTGGTTGTCACTCGTCGGCCTGCTCATCACCGCCGTTCTGATGACCCGGCGGGTGACGGGCGCGATCCTGTGGGGCATCCTGACGACGACGGCGCTCGCCATCGTGACGGGGGCCGCCGTGTACGCGGGCGGGTCGGAGGGGGCCTTGCGCGCCTTCCCCGGCTTCGGCGGTGCCTTCCTGGGCATCTTCGGAGCGCCCGTGTGGCCCGCGTCGCTCGTGGGCCAGATGGACCTCGCCGGGGCGCTGGGGCTGGGGCTGCTGAGCGTGGTGTTCACGTTCTTCTTCGTGGACTTCTTCGACGCGACGGGCACGCTGACGGGCCTCTCGCAGCGGGCGGGCTTCCTCGACGCGAACGGCAACATGCCGCGCGCCCGCCGCCTCTTCGCGATGGACGGGCTGGCGGCCATGTTCGGCGCGTTCATGGGCACCTCCACGACGACCGCCTACGTGGAGTCGGCCTCGGGCATCGGCGAGGGCGGGCGCACGGGCCTGACCGCCGTGACGGTGGGGGTGCTGTTCCTCCTCGCCATGTTCCTGTGGCCGCTCGCCGCCGCCATTCCGGGGGCCGCCACCGCCCCGGCCCTGATTCTGGTGGGGGCGCTCATGATGGAGGGCGTCAAGCACGTGGACTGGGACGACATCAGCGAGGGCCTGCCCGCCTTCCTGACCGTCATCGCCATGCCGCTGACCTTCTCCATCGCCAACGGCGTGAGCCTCGGCGTCATCTCCTACTGCGCGATCAAGCTCCTGAGTGGGCAGGGCCGCAAGGTCAGCCCCATCCTGTACGGGGTGGCGGCGCTGCTGCTCGTCCGCTACATCTGGCTCGTGGGGGAGTAG
- the guaD gene encoding guanine deaminase produces the protein MRLYRATLMHTPENAFTAQDALHALDDGGLLVGEEGTILACGPFAEVRAAHPRAEVVDLRGGVLLPGFVDTHVHYPQVRVIGGLGMHLLEWLDRNALPEEARMADRAHARAVAHEFLSALAANGTTTALVFGSHYASAMEEFFSWAQDTGLRIVAGQVVSDRLLRPELHTTPERAYAEGRTLIERWHGVGRLLYAVTPRFSLSASEAMLDACGTLTREFPTVRFTSHINESPREIGTVRDLFPAARDYLDTYERAGLVTRRGVLAHNVHPSDRELGVMAEHRCSVAHCPCSNSALGSGLFPLRRHLRAGVHVSLGTDVGGGTGFSMLKEGLQAYFMQQLLGEVGEPLSPAHLLYLATRAGAEALGLEETTGDFSVGKAFDAVYLRPPQDSTLDTVLRHSDGPGRTLAALFTLGTQSDVDRVWVGGDEVYARSAAPEVGVRA, from the coding sequence ATGAGGCTCTACCGCGCCACCCTGATGCACACGCCCGAGAACGCCTTCACCGCACAGGATGCCCTGCACGCGCTGGACGACGGCGGCCTGCTGGTGGGGGAGGAGGGGACGATCCTCGCCTGCGGCCCCTTCGCCGAGGTGCGGGCGGCCCACCCCCGCGCCGAGGTCGTGGACCTGCGCGGCGGGGTGCTGCTGCCGGGCTTCGTGGACACCCACGTCCACTACCCGCAGGTGCGGGTCATCGGCGGGCTGGGGATGCACCTGCTGGAGTGGCTGGACCGCAACGCCCTGCCCGAGGAGGCGCGCATGGCCGACCGCGCCCACGCCCGCGCCGTGGCCCACGAGTTCCTGTCCGCCCTCGCCGCGAACGGTACGACGACCGCGCTCGTGTTCGGAAGTCACTACGCCTCCGCGATGGAGGAGTTCTTCTCGTGGGCACAGGACACCGGCCTGCGGATCGTCGCCGGGCAGGTCGTCTCCGACCGTCTCCTGCGCCCCGAACTCCACACCACGCCGGAGCGGGCCTACGCCGAGGGCCGCACCCTCATCGAACGCTGGCACGGGGTCGGACGCCTCCTGTACGCCGTCACGCCGCGCTTCTCGCTCTCCGCGAGCGAGGCGATGCTCGACGCCTGCGGGACGTTGACCCGTGAGTTCCCCACCGTGCGCTTCACTTCCCACATCAACGAGAGTCCGCGCGAGATCGGGACCGTGCGCGACCTGTTCCCCGCTGCCCGCGACTATCTCGACACCTATGAGCGGGCGGGCCTCGTCACCCGCCGGGGCGTCCTCGCACACAACGTTCACCCCTCCGACCGCGAACTCGGCGTGATGGCCGAACACCGCTGCTCGGTCGCCCACTGCCCGTGCAGCAACTCGGCGCTGGGCAGCGGCCTGTTCCCGCTGCGGCGGCACCTGCGGGCGGGCGTCCACGTCTCGCTGGGCACCGACGTGGGCGGGGGCACGGGCTTTTCCATGCTCAAGGAGGGCTTGCAGGCGTACTTCATGCAGCAACTGTTGGGGGAGGTGGGCGAACCGCTCAGCCCCGCCCACCTCCTGTATCTGGCGACCCGCGCGGGCGCTGAGGCGTTGGGGCTGGAGGAGACGACCGGGGACTTCTCCGTGGGCAAGGCGTTCGACGCCGTGTACCTCCGTCCGCCGCAGGACAGCACCCTCGACACCGTGCTGCGCCACTCGGACGGGCCGGGCCGCACCCTGGCCGCCCTGTTCACGCTGGGCACGCAATCGGACGTGGACCGCGTGTGGGTGGGCGGTGACGAGGTGTACGCCCGGTCCGCCGCGCCGGAGGTGGGGGTGAGGGCGTGA
- the xdhC gene encoding xanthine dehydrogenase accessory protein XdhC gives MAPNWLTAVQTLAERGEPGVLVTVAAVRGHAPREAGAKMVVGTAETWDSVGGGNLEATAVERARALLACGASAPELLTLRLTDRAPNEYGRQCCGGEVTLLLEPLATVRPHLAIFGVGHVGLALAHILNTLPVHLHLIDSRAAQLAPERLAGLEGGAARRHVHHTPIPELALADLPAGSHLVVMTHDHAEDAALCDAALRRPDLGFVGLIGSKVKWARFREQLAAVGHSPDALTRITTPIGLPGIRGKSPAVIALSVAAQLQQVMEAEPAPSPIPQRTP, from the coding sequence ATGGCCCCCAATTGGCTGACCGCTGTTCAAACTCTCGCTGAGCGGGGCGAGCCGGGCGTCCTCGTCACCGTCGCGGCGGTGCGCGGCCATGCCCCGCGTGAGGCGGGGGCGAAGATGGTCGTCGGGACGGCGGAGACGTGGGACAGCGTGGGCGGCGGCAACCTGGAGGCGACCGCCGTAGAGCGTGCCCGCGCCCTGCTCGCCTGCGGGGCCTCAGCCCCCGAACTGCTCACCCTGCGCCTGACCGACCGCGCCCCGAACGAGTACGGGCGGCAGTGCTGCGGCGGCGAGGTGACGCTCCTCCTCGAACCGCTCGCCACCGTGCGCCCACACCTCGCCATCTTCGGGGTCGGGCACGTCGGCCTCGCGCTGGCGCACATCCTGAACACGTTGCCCGTCCACCTGCACCTGATCGACTCGCGGGCGGCACAACTCGCACCGGAGCGGCTGGCCGGGCTTGAGGGCGGCGCGGCGCGGCGGCACGTCCACCACACGCCTATCCCCGAACTCGCGCTCGCCGACCTGCCCGCCGGATCGCACCTCGTCGTCATGACGCACGACCACGCGGAGGACGCCGCCCTGTGTGACGCCGCATTGCGCCGCCCCGACCTCGGCTTCGTCGGGCTGATCGGCTCGAAGGTCAAGTGGGCGCGGTTCCGCGAGCAATTGGCGGCGGTCGGACACTCCCCGGACGCTCTGACGCGCATCACCACCCCCATCGGCCTGCCCGGCATTCGCGGCAAGAGTCCCGCCGTCATCGCCCTGAGTGTGGCCGCGCAGCTTCAGCAGGTCATGGAGGCCGAACCCGCCCCCTCTCCCATCCCCCAGAGGACCCCATGA
- the xdhB gene encoding xanthine dehydrogenase molybdopterin binding subunit: protein MTSLHERPPVGAVGEAIPHESAELHVTGHALYTDDLGVRLQNLLHAWPLQAPHAHARVTRLNVAPALSVPGVVRVLTAEDVPGVNDAGVKHDEPLFPSEVMFHGHAVCWVLGESADAARLGAEAIEIEYEPLPALLTLTEAIAAGSFQGNQPTLRRGDAEYGLSQATHVFEGEFEFGGQEHFYLETNASLATVDENGQVFVQSSTQHPTETQEIVAHVLGLTSSEVTVQCLRMGGGFGGKEMQPHGFAAVAALGAVLTGRPVRLRLNRTQDLTMTGKRHPFHASWRVGFDADGHLLALQATLTSDGGWSLDLSEPVLARALCHIDNAYFIPHVEVHGRIARTNKTSQTAFRGFGGPQGMLVIEDILGRCAPLLGLEAHELRRRNFYQPGEATPYGQPVRHAERLADLWETLLARSDFAARAEEVRAFNAAHPHVKRGLAVTPVKFGISFNFTAYNQAGALVHVYKDGSVLINHGGTEMGQGLHTKMMQVAATALGVPLSCVRLAPTRTDKVPNTSATAASSGADLNGGAIKDACEQIKARLAAVAAGSLGTVAAKVGALGVHPNDVRFERGRVFPVGHPELGMDFRQVVHDAYHLRTQLWAAGFYRTPGLHWDRTTMQGEPFKYFSYGASVSEVEVDGFTGASRLRRVDILHDVGDSLSPLIDIGQVEGGFVQGAGWLTLEDLRWDTSDGPHRGRLATQSASTYKLPSFSEVPEVFNVALLERATESGVVYGSKAVGEPPLMLAISVREALRQAAAAFGPGGREPLLASPATPEAVFWALDTARQASARAEVAAD from the coding sequence ATGACGAGCCTGCATGAACGGCCCCCGGTGGGCGCGGTGGGCGAGGCCATCCCGCACGAGAGCGCCGAACTGCATGTCACCGGGCACGCGCTGTACACGGACGACCTCGGCGTGCGGCTCCAGAACCTCCTCCACGCCTGGCCCCTTCAGGCCCCGCACGCCCACGCGCGGGTCACGCGGCTGAACGTCGCCCCCGCCCTGAGCGTGCCCGGCGTGGTGCGGGTCCTCACCGCCGAGGACGTGCCGGGCGTGAACGACGCGGGCGTGAAGCACGACGAGCCGCTGTTTCCCTCCGAGGTCATGTTCCACGGCCACGCGGTCTGCTGGGTGCTGGGCGAGAGCGCCGACGCCGCGCGGCTGGGGGCCGAGGCCATCGAGATCGAGTACGAACCGCTGCCCGCCCTCCTCACGCTCACGGAGGCCATCGCCGCCGGGTCGTTCCAGGGCAACCAGCCCACCCTGCGCCGGGGCGACGCCGAGTACGGGTTGAGTCAGGCCACCCACGTCTTCGAGGGCGAGTTCGAGTTCGGCGGGCAGGAGCATTTCTATCTGGAGACGAACGCCTCGCTCGCCACGGTGGATGAGAACGGACAGGTCTTCGTCCAGAGCAGCACCCAGCACCCCACCGAGACGCAGGAGATCGTGGCGCACGTCCTCGGTCTCACGAGCAGCGAGGTGACGGTTCAGTGTCTGCGGATGGGCGGCGGCTTCGGCGGCAAGGAGATGCAGCCCCACGGCTTCGCGGCGGTGGCGGCGCTGGGCGCGGTACTGACGGGCCGCCCGGTCCGGCTGCGCCTCAACCGCACGCAGGACCTCACCATGACGGGCAAGCGTCACCCCTTTCACGCGAGCTGGCGGGTCGGCTTCGACGCGGACGGCCACCTCCTCGCCCTCCAGGCCACCCTCACCTCGGACGGCGGGTGGAGCCTCGACCTCTCCGAGCCGGTGCTGGCCCGCGCCCTGTGCCACATCGACAACGCCTATTTCATTCCGCACGTAGAGGTTCACGGTCGCATCGCCAGGACCAATAAGACCTCCCAGACGGCCTTCCGGGGCTTCGGTGGACCGCAAGGGATGCTCGTGATCGAGGACATCCTGGGCCGCTGCGCCCCGCTCCTCGGGCTGGAGGCCCACGAGCTGCGCCGCCGCAACTTCTATCAGCCCGGCGAGGCCACCCCCTACGGGCAACCCGTCCGGCATGCCGAGCGGCTGGCGGACCTGTGGGAGACGCTGCTCGCCCGCTCGGACTTCGCGGCGCGGGCGGAGGAGGTGCGAGCTTTCAACGCGGCGCACCCGCACGTCAAGCGTGGCCTCGCCGTCACGCCCGTCAAGTTCGGCATCTCCTTCAACTTCACGGCGTACAACCAGGCGGGGGCGCTCGTCCACGTCTACAAGGACGGCTCGGTCCTCATCAACCACGGCGGCACCGAGATGGGGCAGGGCCTCCACACGAAGATGATGCAGGTCGCGGCCACCGCCCTCGGCGTGCCCCTCTCCTGCGTGCGGCTCGCACCCACCCGCACGGACAAGGTACCGAACACGAGCGCAACGGCGGCGAGCAGCGGCGCGGATCTCAACGGCGGGGCCATCAAGGACGCCTGCGAGCAGATCAAGGCGCGGCTGGCGGCGGTGGCGGCGGGGTCGCTGGGCACCGTGGCGGCGAAGGTGGGGGCGCTGGGCGTCCACCCGAACGACGTGCGCTTCGAGCGGGGGCGGGTCTTTCCGGTCGGGCACCCCGAACTTGGGATGGACTTCCGGCAGGTCGTCCACGACGCCTACCACCTGCGGACGCAGCTCTGGGCGGCGGGCTTCTACCGCACGCCGGGCCTCCACTGGGACCGCACCACGATGCAGGGCGAGCCGTTCAAATACTTCTCCTACGGCGCGTCGGTGAGCGAGGTGGAGGTGGACGGCTTCACCGGGGCCTCCCGCCTGCGCCGGGTGGACATCCTGCACGACGTGGGCGACAGCCTCTCACCCCTAATCGACATCGGGCAGGTGGAGGGCGGCTTCGTGCAGGGCGCGGGTTGGCTCACGCTGGAGGACCTGCGCTGGGACACATCCGACGGGCCGCACCGGGGCCGCCTCGCCACCCAGTCGGCGAGCACCTACAAGCTCCCCTCCTTCTCGGAGGTGCCCGAAGTGTTCAACGTCGCCCTCCTGGAGCGGGCCACCGAGAGCGGCGTGGTGTACGGCTCCAAGGCGGTGGGCGAGCCGCCCCTGATGCTGGCGATCAGCGTCCGCGAGGCGCTCCGGCAGGCGGCGGCGGCCTTCGGGCCGGGCGGTCGGGAACCCCTCCTCGCCAGCCCCGCCACCCCGGAGGCCGTGTTCTGGGCGCTGGACACGGCGCGGCAGGCGAGCGCACGGGCGGAAGTGGCGGCAGACTGA